From Vicinamibacteria bacterium, a single genomic window includes:
- a CDS encoding choice-of-anchor B family protein, which translates to MSTRTLLAICVLTGSVALAQQSPAPIFDVTCEGGFAAGFPCERVDLLAHLPLESLGGGSFHGNDLWGFTAGENGREFVLFGRGNGTAFVEITNPTAPVFLGLLPSASAPSPWRDIKVYARHAYIVSEAPNHGMQVFDLGILLDITTPPVEFTAAVVYRGEGLGNAHNIAI; encoded by the coding sequence ATGTCGACTCGAACCCTTCTCGCGATCTGCGTCCTGACGGGGAGCGTGGCGCTCGCGCAGCAGTCGCCTGCACCGATCTTCGACGTGACCTGCGAGGGCGGCTTCGCCGCGGGCTTCCCCTGCGAGCGAGTCGACCTGCTCGCTCACCTGCCTCTGGAAAGCCTCGGAGGAGGTTCCTTTCACGGCAACGACCTGTGGGGGTTCACTGCGGGGGAGAACGGTCGCGAGTTCGTGCTGTTCGGTCGGGGAAACGGCACCGCATTCGTCGAGATCACGAATCCAACCGCACCCGTATTCCTGGGTCTGCTGCCGTCAGCCTCGGCGCCGAGTCCGTGGCGCGACATCAAGGTCTACGCGCGACACGCTTACATCGTCTCCGAAGCCCCGAATCACGGGATGCAGGTTTTCGACCTGGGGATTCTCCTGGATATCACGACTCCACCGGTCGAGTTTACCGCTGCCGTGGTCTACCGGGGCGAGGGGCTCGGTAACGCCCACAACATCGCGATC
- the lhgO gene encoding L-2-hydroxyglutarate oxidase: MYDVAVVGGGIVGLAAAHTLLSRSPDLSLLVLEKESRVAAHQTGHNSGVIHSGIYYRPGSLKASICRAGVEKLRRFCDEHGIRYQLSGKLIVATTPEDCARLDGLMERGRANGVPDLRKLSRDEMRDIEPLARGLGAIHSPSTGIVSFREVAQKIAEDIEARGGDIWINAALREVKRDAAGLHLETTRGVIDAKRVITCAGLHADRVARLFGDSPGVSILPFRGEYYRVRPGGPKLVRALVYPVPDPRFPFLGAHLTTRIDGEIEAGPNAVLALAREGYRRTDFDIGDLGEMARSRGLLRMMLRYGRTGLSEYHRSLSKTAFVRSLRKLVPELKEDDLESGGSGVRAMALDPDGSLVDDFRIVRTSSAIHVLSAPSPAATSAFAIADHIAAIARS; the protein is encoded by the coding sequence GTGTACGACGTGGCCGTGGTCGGTGGAGGCATCGTCGGTCTGGCGGCAGCACATACGCTCCTTTCGAGATCGCCGGATCTGTCGCTCCTCGTTCTCGAGAAAGAGTCCCGGGTCGCCGCCCATCAGACGGGTCACAACAGCGGCGTCATACACTCCGGTATCTATTACCGGCCCGGTTCGCTCAAAGCGTCGATCTGTCGAGCTGGAGTCGAGAAGCTTCGCCGCTTTTGCGACGAGCACGGCATTCGCTACCAGCTCAGCGGAAAGCTGATCGTGGCGACGACGCCGGAAGATTGCGCACGCCTGGACGGACTCATGGAGCGCGGCCGAGCAAACGGCGTCCCCGATCTACGGAAGCTTTCGCGTGACGAAATGCGCGACATCGAGCCGCTCGCCCGCGGTCTGGGCGCGATTCATTCACCATCCACCGGTATCGTCTCGTTCCGCGAGGTGGCGCAAAAAATTGCCGAGGACATAGAGGCCCGCGGGGGAGACATCTGGATCAACGCCGCCCTCCGGGAAGTGAAAAGAGACGCGGCGGGTCTTCACCTCGAGACGACCCGAGGAGTGATCGACGCCAAGCGCGTCATTACCTGCGCCGGCCTTCACGCCGACCGTGTCGCGAGACTGTTCGGCGATTCACCCGGGGTCTCGATCCTTCCGTTTCGAGGCGAGTACTACCGCGTGAGGCCCGGCGGCCCGAAGCTGGTTCGCGCGCTCGTCTATCCCGTGCCCGATCCGCGGTTCCCTTTTCTCGGCGCCCATTTGACGACACGGATCGACGGCGAAATCGAGGCGGGGCCCAACGCGGTTCTGGCTCTCGCAAGGGAAGGGTACCGCAGGACGGATTTCGATATCGGCGACCTCGGGGAGATGGCGAGATCGCGGGGCTTGCTCCGCATGATGCTCCGATACGGGCGCACCGGTCTTTCCGAATATCACCGCTCTTTGTCCAAGACCGCTTTCGTCAGAAGCCTCCGGAAGCTCGTGCCAGAGCTGAAGGAGGACGACCTCGAGTCGGGAGGCTCCGGCGTTCGTGCGATGGCCCTCGACCCGGACGGGAGCCTGGTCGACGACTTCCGGATTGTGCGGACCTCGTCCGCCATTCACGTGCTCAGCGCTCCGTCGCCCGCGGCCACGAGTGCTTTCGCCATCGCCGACCACATCGCCGCCATCGCGCGGTCTTGA